In Equus quagga isolate Etosha38 chromosome 14, UCLA_HA_Equagga_1.0, whole genome shotgun sequence, one DNA window encodes the following:
- the NLRP10 gene encoding NACHT, LRR and PYD domains-containing protein 10, translating to MALARSPQEALLWALSDLEENEFKMLKFRLRDRALLEGQCQLARGELEGLSRVDLASRLTLMYGAQEAVKVLLKVLRDMNLLELVEQLGHICLNDYREIYRERVRRLEERQDVEINCRYNQLLLVTKPSSGSPESPACSILEQELDSIMVEALFDPGEKPYQVPPIVVLQGSAGIGKTTLSKKMVLDWATDTLYPGRFDYVFYVSCREVVLLQEGKLDQLLFWCCEDNQVPVTEILRQPERLLFILDGYDELQRPFAKQLKRLRSSPMEDMLHLLIRRKVLSTSSLLITTRPLALQNLESLLEQPRHVHILGFSEDERRRYFSSYFTDEEQARNAFDIVQGNDFLYKACQVPGICWVVCSWLKGQMERGRAVSETPSNGTDIFMAYVSTFLPPNDNGGCSELTRDRVLRSLCSLAAEGIQHRRFLFEEADLRKHNLDGPSLAAFLSSNDYQEGLEVKKFYSFHHISFQEFFHAMSYLVKEDQREVKRLLDEKKQEGNEEMTLSMQFLLDIAKKERFSNFELKFCLKISPTMKKDLKHFKEQMESIKHNRPWDLEFSLYESKIKNLVKGVQISDISFKMEHSKEKKSYSKNAFSVKTSLSDGQKEKQKSPSVDKGNIAGSLKEASNGKGRGTEKLETGRFGSSRMESRGSKTAELKGQEDGGVDGQEDEGKKSRKGRRDERLD from the exons ATGGCCCTGGCCCGCAGCCCCCAGGAAGCATTGCTCTGGGCCTTGAGTGACCTTGAGGAGAATGAGTTCAAGATGTTAAAGTTCCGCTTACGGGATAGAGCCCTGCTTGAGGGCCAGTGCCAGCTGGCCCGAGGGGAGCTGGAGGGCCTCAGTCGGGTGGACCTGGCTTCTCGGCTGACTTTAATGTATGGAGCACAGGAGGCTGTGAAAGTGCTGCTCAAAGTCTTGAGGGACATGAACCTGTTGGAACTCGTGGAACAGCTTGGCCACATTTGTCTGAATG ATTACAGAGAAATATACCGAGAGCGTGTGCGCCGCCTAGAGGAGAGGCAGGATGTGGAAATCAACTGCAGGTACAATCAGCTGCTGCTGGTGACCAAGCCCAGCTCAGGGAGCCCAGAATCACCTGCCTGCTCCATCCTGGAGCAGGAGCTGGACTCTATCATGGTGGAGGCTCTATTTGATCCAGGGGAAAAGCCCTACCAAGTCCCGCCCATAGTGGTGCTCCAGGGGTCCGCTGGTATTGGAAAGACAACACTGTCCAAAAAAATGGTGCTGGACTGGGCCACTGACACCCTGTACCCAGGCCGGTTTGATTATGTCTTTTACGTGAGCTGCAGAGAAGTGGTCCTGCTCCAAGAGGGCAAACTGGACCAGCTCCTCTTCTGGTGTTGTGAAGACAATCAAGTGCCTGTCACAGAGATTCTGAGGCAGCCAGAGCGGCTCCTGTTCATCCTGGATGGCTATGATGAGTTGCAGAGGCCCTTTGCAAAGCAGTTGAAGAGGCTGAGGTCAAGTCCCATGGAGGACATGCTCCACCTCCTAATCAGGAGAAAGGTACTCTCCACGTCCTCCCTTCTCATCACCACTCGGCCCCTGGCTTTACAGAATCTGGAATCCTTGCTGGAACAACCACGCCATGTTCACATCCTAGGCTTCTCTGAGGATGAGAGGAGGAGGTATTTCAGctcatattttacagatgaggagcaaGCCAGAAATGCCTTTGACATTGTACAAGGAAATGACTTCCTCTACAAAGCATGTCAGGTTCCAGGCATTTGCTGGGTGGTCTGCTCCTGGCTGAAGGGACAGATGGAGAGGGGCAGAGCAGTCTCAGAGACACCCAGTAATGGCACTGACATCTTCATGGCCTATGTCTCCACCTTCCTGCCACCCAATGACAATGGGGGCTGCTCCGAGCTTACCCGAGACAGGGTCCTGAGGAGTCTGTGCTCCTTGGCAGCTGAGGGCATCCAGCACCGGAGGTTCTTGTTTGAAGAAGCCGACCTCAGAAAGCACAATTTAGATGGGCCCAGCCTTGCTGCTTTCCTGAGCAGCAATGATTACCAAGAAGGACTTGAGGTGAAGAAGTTCTACAGCTTCCACCACATTAGCTTCCAGGAATTTTTTCACGCCATGTCCTACCTGGTGAAAGAGGACCAGAGAGAAGTGAAGAGGCTGCTGGATGAAAAGAAGCAGGAAGGGAATGAGGAGATGACCCTCAGTATGCAGTTTTTATTGGACATAGCGAAAAAGGAAAGATTCTCCAACTTTGAGCTAAAGTTTTGCCTCAAAATCTCCCCCACGATGAAGAAGGATCTGAagcattttaaagaacaaatggaaTCTATAAAGCATAACAGGCCCTGGGATTTGGAATTTTCTCTGTATgagtctaaaataaaaaatctggtaAAGGGTGTTCAAATAAGTGACATATCATTTAAGATGGaacattcaaaagaaaagaaatcctataGCAAGAATGCATTTTCTGTCAAAACCAGCTTGAGCGATGgacagaaagagaagcaaaaaagtCCAAGTGTGGACAAAGGTAATATTGCAGGGTCACTAAAGGAGGCTTCTAATGGAAaaggcagagggacagagaaacTAGAGACAGGGAGGTTTGGGAGCAGTAGGATGGAAAGCAGAGGAAGCAAGACAGCAGAGCTGAAGGGTCAAGAGGACGGTGGGGTAGATGGACAGGAGGATGAAGGGAAGAAGAgtagaaagggaagaagagatgagagaTTAGACTAA
- the EIF3F gene encoding eukaryotic translation initiation factor 3 subunit F, protein MATPTVPASAPAAAPAPATAAAPASASAPAPASPTAPAPGSAPAPAPVPAPTAAPASSSDPAAAATATAAPGQPPASAPAPAQTPAQSLPGPALPGPFPGGRVVRLHPVILASIVDSYERRNEGAARVIGTLLGTVDKHSVEVTNCFSVPHNESEDEVAVDMEFAKNMYELHKKVSPNELILGWYATGHDITEHSVLIHEYYSREAPNPIHLTVDTSLQNGRMSIKAYVSTLMGVPGRTMGVMFTPLTVKYAYYDTERIGVDLIMKTCFSPNRVIGLSSDLQQVGGASARIQDALSTVLQYAEDVLSGKVSADNTVGRFLMSLVNQVPKIVPDDFETMLNSNINDLLMVTYLANLTQSQIALNEKLVNL, encoded by the exons ATGGCCACACCGACGGTACCGGCGAGTGCtcctgctgcagctccagccccagccacggCTGCTGCCCCAGCCTcggcctcagccccagccccggcctcaCCCACAGCTCCGGCCCCAGGCTCAGCGCCGGCTCCAGCGCCGGTTCCGGCCCCGACGGCGGCTCCAGCCTCATCCTCAGACCCGGCGGCAGCGGCGACTGCGACCGCGGCTCCCGGCCAGCCCCCGGCCTCGGCGCCAGCCCCAGCGCAGACCCCGGCGCAGTCTTTGCCGGGTCCTGCTCTCCCGGGCCCCTTCCCCGGCGGCCGCGTGGTCCGCCTGCACCCGGTCATTTTGGCCTCCATCGTGGACAGCTACGAGCGACGCAACGAGGGCGCTGCCCGCGTTATCGGGACCCTGCTGG GAACCGTTGACAAGCACTCTGTGGAAGTCACCAATTGCTTTTCAGTGCCACACAACGAGTCAGAAGATGAG GTGGCTGTTGACATGGAATTTGCTAAGAACATGTATGAATTGCACAAGAAGGTCTCTCCAAATGAGCTCATCCTGGGCTG GTACGCTACAGGCCATGACATCACAGAGCACTCTGTGCTGATCCATGAGTACTACAGCCGGGAAGCCCCCAACCCCATTCACCTCACTGTGGACACGAGCCTCCAGAACGGCCGCATGAGCATCAAGGCCTATGTCAG cactTTAATGGGTGTCCCTGGGAGGACCATGGGGGTGATGTTCACACCTCTGACAGTGAAATATGCATATTATGACACAGAACGCATCGGAG TTGACCTGATCATGAAGACCTGTTTTAGCCCCAACCGGGTGATCGGACTCTCAAGTGACTTGCAGCAAGTAGGAGGGGCGTCGGCTCGCATCCAGGATGCCCTAAGCACAGTGTTGCAGTACGCAGAGGATGTACTG TCTGGAAAGGTGTCAGCTGACAATACAGTGGGCCGCTTCTTGATGAGTCTGGTTAACCAAGTACCCAAGATAGTTCCTGATGACTTCGAGACCATGCTCAACAGCAACATCAAT gacCTGCTGATGGTGACCTACTTGGCCAATCTCACACAGTCACAAATTGCCCTCAATGAGAAACTCGTAAACCTGTGA